The following are encoded in a window of Cucurbita pepo subsp. pepo cultivar mu-cu-16 chromosome LG12, ASM280686v2, whole genome shotgun sequence genomic DNA:
- the LOC111807013 gene encoding cyclin-U2-1, whose translation MTYGGRRDTLEENEPAVSFVLCRSKQQAPISYFLIFVLFPHLPLTFQNPHIKSPFLPSNQYPLTPMALPISPRSLRSDVYSYSYEERSGTPLVIGVVASLIERSMARNHRIAKNCMSMPRDSRSRALVFECREAPDMSIQSYLERIFRYTKVGPSVYVVAYVYIDRFCQQNPGFRINLRNVHRLLITTVMVASKYVEDMNYRNSYYARVGGLTTKEMNQLELDFLFMMGFKCHVNVSVFESYCCHLEREVSIGGGYHIERTLRCAEELKSKQSQQASFNQMARITL comes from the exons CTGTTTCCTTTGTACTTTGTCGCTCTAAACAACAGGCACCCATATCTTATTTCTTGATCTTCGTCCTTTTCCCTCACCTTCCACTCACCTTCCAAAATCCCCATATAAAATCcccatttcttccttcaaaccAATACCCATTAACCCCAATGGCCCTTCCAATTTCCCCACGAAGCCTTCGATCCGATGTGTACTCCTACTCCTACGAGGAGCGCTCGGGTACCCCTTTGGTCATCGGCGTTGTTGCGTCCTTGATCGAGAGGAGCATGGCCAGGAACCATCGGATTGCCAAGAATTGCATGTCCATGCCTAGAGATTCCAGGTCCAGGGCCCTTGTTTTTGAGTGCCGTGAGGCTCCCGACATGTCCATTCAGTCTTATTTGGAGAGGATTTTTCGGTATACTAAAGTTGGTCCTTCTGTTTACGTTGTTGCTTATGTTTATATTGATCGGTTTTGCCAACAAAATCCTGGGTTTCGGATCAATCTTAGGAATGTTCATCGCCTTCTTATCACTACTGTCATGGTCGCTTCTAAATATGTCGAGGATAT GAACTATCGAAATTCGTACTATGCAAGAGTCGGGGGATTGACAACAAAGGAGATGAATCAACTAGAGCTGGATTTTTTGTTCATGATGGGATTCAAATGCCATGTAAATGTAAGTGTGTTTGAGAGTTATTGTTGCCATTTGGAGAGAGAAGTAAGCATTGGAGGAGGATACCATATAGAGAGGACATTAAGATGTGCTGAAGAGTTGAAGTCTAAACAAAGCCAACAAGCCTCATTTAATCAAATGGCTCGTATTACATTGTAA